In the Candidatus Stygibacter australis genome, TATTTTCCGCATCATATCCCCCTTTTTTATATTTTCAATTTAACTGAGTTCTTGTTTATTACACAACATTAATATCAAAACCAGTCAAGCATTTTCTCCTGTCCCCACCCAGACCTTCACAAAGACTGTTCAATCTTTATGGTTAATTTATCCCTGAAGGGGATTCACTATAATAGCCTCAGGTCGGCACGAAGTGACTACCTGGGGTTGATGCCAAAAACCACCACCCTCCCTCAAATACCGGCGCAGCAGGTGTTTGAGGGAGGGAAAGTAGAGGAGAAATTATTTACCCCTGGTTGTCGAAATACAACAACCAGGGGCTATTATAGTTATTCCCTTTCCGAGAATATGTCAATTTCCCAAAAATTGACATATATTATGTATATGTGCATTTTTGTGTTGTAAAAATTAAAAACCTGCAATGATATCAATTACTTTGATTGAACAGTCTCCCTTCACAAAAAAAACTATCTAAACCTACGAGTAAACATGGTGCTTCTAACGCAATAATCTGTCTGATAACAGCTTGAAATAAGCTATCATAATCAAGAATGAGCATTATATTCACAAGAGAAATCACTAAGGAGGAACAACTCAACCCGGCATGACATTTTTTTGTTATGCCGGGTTGAGTTGTATCTCTTTATAGATACTTTAAGACAATTTTCAGTATTTTTGAGAGATATAAGAAGAAAGTTGGTGGAAAGAAATAAATTCTGAGATTAAAAATATCTTGCGATAAGCTACCCTATTTTACAATATTGACATGAAATAATAAACCAGAATAGGAGTGTGATAACATGAGAAGGAAAATAATATTAACAGTTTTTATAATTCTACTGATAAATTGTATTCTGGGAGTGGATCTGCCATTTTCATTAAAAAATATCAGCAGTCGCAGTATGACGGAAAATCTACCAGATAATGAATATTTAAGCCCTTTGATCCAGACGAGTGATGGGTATGCTGTAGATGTTGTGCTCAGGGGTGAATTTCCCTTAAATGATCTGCCAGAGAGTAGCAGTAGAGTAGTCCGGTATGGTAATTTGACTACCATGCGTTTACCAGTTTCTGAATTGACAGCATTGGAAAATATTGCCGGGATTGAAGAAATATATCCGAGTATAAAATCAGAGGAGCTTTTAGATATATCCACCTCAGATCATATGAGTGGCGCGAGTTATGCGGGATGTGATGCAGATTATATTCAGGAGCAGTTAGGCAGGGGAGATGGAGTAATTGTCGGGTTGATTGACCCGTATCCCTTGAATTGGCAGCATGAAGATTTCAGTGATGAATCAGGGACAAGGATAGCCGCGATCTGGAATCAGTCAGGAACCGGTAATGCACCCATCCTGTTTGGTTATGGAAGTGAGTATTCCGCAGCCGATTTGAATAGCGGAACTGGACCAGCTATAAATAGTGGGCAGCATCACGGTACGCAGTGCACTGGAATAGCGGCAGGTGATGGAAGTGCCTCTGGAGGGAGTAGAGCAGGTATGCTGCCGGGAGCACAAATTATTTATGTTCAGCAATCCAGTGGTTCAGCAAATATTATCAATGCAATTGTCTATATAGCCCAGAAAGCAGCAGAGATAGACAGCTCAAAGCCAGTGGTGATCTCAATGAGCATTGGATCAATGTTCAGCGAACCAGATGGGAGTGATCCTGTAGCTGAGGCATTAACAAGTTTTGGTGGTGCTGGTCGCTGTTCGGCAGTGGCGGCCGGTAACTGGTATAATTACGATTGTTTTGTGACTGGTAATGCTCAATATGGTGATCCAGTAACGGACTTAAATTTTACTTTAAGCGGCAGCAATACAGGTGGAAATGATTTTGTGATCAGTAGATTATATTATCAGGTTGGTGATGATTTTAGCATAACATTATCAGATCAGGATGGCAATTCTTATGGTGCTGTGTCTCCCGGAGCAGATGAAATTTTTGACACTCCCGGTGGAAGGCTCTATATTTCTCATGAAGTGACGAGTTTAGGGAATCCTTATCTGGAACTGGTGGTATCTGATGAATATGGAACAATGACCGCAGGTGATAATTGGACGATAGAATTGGATATTCCAAATGAGAGTTTAGATGATGCGGGTGGTTTCTGGTGGGGCTGGATAGCTGGAGTGGGATATAATGCAGACTTTGAGAATTACTATCAGGGAGCATATTCCTTAAATGTTTATGCCTGCGGGTCAGAAACTATATGCGTGGGAGCGCATGATAAAACTAATGGCAATATATATTCAGCCTGCAGCAAAGGAGCTCCAGATATTGTTATAAAACCAGAATTGACTGCTCCCACAAATGCTTATACTACTAATGCTGCCAGTTCAACTGGATATTCAAGTCTGTGCTGCACAAGTGGAGCAGCTCCGCATGCAGCAGGAGCAATGGGCTTGATATTGGAAAGGTTTTCTGATCTGCAGCCAGCCGAACTTATTGGCAGATTGACAGCAACAGCATTTGTAGATGCTCAAACGGGAGCTGTACCTAACGACAGATGGGGTTATGGAAAGTTGAATGCCAAAGGTGGATTTTTATTAGTGCCTTGTCTGGGAGATGTGGATAATAGTTATGAAGTAGATGCTTTTGATAGCTCCATAGTTTTGATGATTGTTGCGGGGATAAATTATTTTGCTGAAGAAGACCCGCTTCCCTGGGAAGAATGGCGATTTAATTGGGCAGATGTGGATGGTAATGGAGTGATAGAATCCTATGATGCTTCATTAATACTGCAATTTGTGGTAGAATTAATAGATGAATTTCCAAATCAATAAAGGGGAATAAAATGAAAAGATTATTATTAATACTATTGATTGCCTTAATGTTCTGCGGGTTAAATGGAAAGGGAGCAGATGAACCAGGGGCATTTCTGGAGAATAATCTTGAGGAATACTGGCAGAAAGGGTGGGAAGCTTATCAGGCAGGTGAATATCAAAAGGCAGCAGATATCTATCTGGAAGGTTTGCAGTATGATATCACCAATGGTCAGGAGATGTATAATCTTGCCTGCTGTTATGGTTTGATAGGAAATGAAAGACTGGCAGCAAAATTTCTGGAATATTCAATCAGGAATGGTTTTGAGAATTATGATCATATCTCAACTGATCCTGATTTTGATAAAGTAAGAGAAAGTGTGGAATATACTGCTGTAGTAGATAGCCTGCAAAGGTATCTGGAAAAGAAAAAAAATCCTGATATAAAGGAATTATGGTTTGCATCTGAGGCTTATAGTAAAACATATTTAAGGTTACCTGATGATTATGATCCTCAGAAAATATATCCCTTAGTAGTGGGTCTGCATGGTTATGGGGCCAAAGGTGAAAGTTTTATTCGCTTATGGGATGCATTTGATACTAAAGATTTCATTTATGCCTGTCCAGAGACATTTTATCCATTTAATCTGGGTAAAGAGACTGGTTACAGCTGGTTTACCTGGACTGACGATGAAGAAATGAATAAGCAGATAGAGATAAAGACTGAGGAATATGTGGAGAGAGTAACCCGGGAATTGATGGATAAATACCAGATAAGTGATATTTATCTGCTGGGATTTTCTCAGGGATGTGGTTTAACCTATACAACCGGGATCAGGTATTATGATCTGTATAAGGGATTGATCTGTTTTGGAGGCTGGCTTAATATGGACAGACTATCTGATGAGGATATTGCTTCCGCAAACGGATTGAAGGTTTTTATTGCTCACGGAAAAGAGGATGATAGGGTAGAATTTAAGGAAGGAGAATTTGCCGAGGAAAAATTAACTGAAATGGGTTATAATGTAAAATTCCATGAATTTGAGGGTGGGCATCGAGTTTCCAGGGAAGCATTACAGGACGCTCAGAAATGGCTGGGATTTTAGAAAGAGTTTTTTAAAAATAAAGCCAGTGAGACCTGGAATTCATAAAACAGGCATCCCTCCGAGCAAAATAATTAGCTTGACATAGATTTTGTTAATATTATACATAGTTCATTGTTATATCGAATTTTATCAAATATAAAAATGAGATTAGTATAGAAGTGGTCATTGTTAATTGTAAAAGTTGATTCATGTTCATGATAGAAAACTTTTGTAGTTAAAATGATATGATAGCTGAGTAATAAAAATCCAATGCAATTGATACATTATATTGATACTCATTGGATATAGTAATATTTGGGAGGATTATATGAGGTATCTTTTTGCATTATTTGTAATTATTTTATTTTTAACAAGCTGTAGCGTAAATAGACAATTAACTGATTTAAACCATATTAACAACGAAGTGATAGTTGGTAGTAAAGTAAAAGTTTTGTATAACAAAGAAGACCTAACTGAAAAATCAATTTTCTATTTTAAAGATATTGCAACTGGACGGGAACGTAAATATGAAGCCGATTCAACGGGCTATTTAATTACAAAACTACCCAAAGGTGAATGGTTTCTGGAAGGGATATCATGTTTTTTTGAAGTAAAAGAGCCATTTTCTTATTATACTGAAACACCAGATAAATTAATAAAATTTCACATTCCTGACAATGAAAGTGTAGTCTATATCGGCGATATAATAATTAACTGGGTTGGACCAACCAAATTTTATATTGGTTATGGTGTAAGTGGTGTAGGTGTTGCGGCAGTGAAGCAAGCTTTTGATAAAGCGAGGCTTGGCGACGGTTATGGCATCGAATTTTATTCAAAAAATAATACTATACAATTTAGGAATTACTTCACTAATTATTATAATTCCAATATGAAAATTGAATATTTTGATTTACAACTTCCAGACCCCGATAATCTCGAGGAGCATGTTTTTGGAGACCCAGCTATATATTCTCGATATCACTCATTTAATTTAACAGATGGTATAGTGGTTATAGGAAATTTGAGAATGCTAGATAAAAAATATATCTATGTGTCACAAGGAAAGAAGCTTTATATATTTGATAAAGATAAATTAATTTCAATAACTGATCATGATAATATGGATATTACTGAGCAGGTATTCAAACAAGATACTTTCGAACGGATCAATTATAATTCGTACGAAATATTAAATTATTAATGATTAGAAATTAAAAATATTTTTAATAGGGATATTTACAACCTGTAATTCTCAGACAGGAGACTTGAACAGTGTTTCCAGGAGTGATGCATTTGAGTAAAAGGATTTTATTTATGCCTGTCCAGAGACATTTTATCCATTTAATCTGGGTAAAGAGACGGGTTACAGCTGGTTTACCTGGACTGAGGATGAAGAAATGAATAAGCAGATAGAGATAAAGACTGAGGAATATGCGGAGAAAGTTACCCGGGAATTGATGGATAAATACCAGATAAGTGATATTTATCTGCTGGGATTTTCACAGGGATGTGGTTTAACATATACTACCGGGATCAGGTATTATGATCTGTATAAGGGATTGATCTGTTTTGGAGGCTGGCTTAATATGGACAGACTTTCAGATGATGATATTGCTTCTGCCAAAGAATTGAAGGTTTTTATTGCTCAAGGAAAAGATGATAATATGGTAGAATTTAAGGAAGGAGAAATTGTCGAGAAGCAATTAACTGAAATGGGTTATGATGTAAAATTCCCTGAATTTGAGGGTGGACATCGCTTTCCCAGGGAAGCTTTGCAGGATGCTCAGAAGTGGCTGGGATTTTAATTGAGAATTGAGTTAAACTGGATATTAAGCGTCTTTAGAATTTATCTATTGACATTTTTTCTAAAATTAAATATTTAAAGTATAAATTTTAAGAATTATTTTGAGGGAGATTTAGTGGACAAAGAAACACAGATAGAATTTGAAAATGAAATAAAACAATTGCGCAATGAACTTCATAGTGCACATAAGTTTTTAGACTATCTTCCCGATACTGTTGTATTGATGAATGCAGAG is a window encoding:
- a CDS encoding S8 family serine peptidase, which produces MRRKIILTVFIILLINCILGVDLPFSLKNISSRSMTENLPDNEYLSPLIQTSDGYAVDVVLRGEFPLNDLPESSSRVVRYGNLTTMRLPVSELTALENIAGIEEIYPSIKSEELLDISTSDHMSGASYAGCDADYIQEQLGRGDGVIVGLIDPYPLNWQHEDFSDESGTRIAAIWNQSGTGNAPILFGYGSEYSAADLNSGTGPAINSGQHHGTQCTGIAAGDGSASGGSRAGMLPGAQIIYVQQSSGSANIINAIVYIAQKAAEIDSSKPVVISMSIGSMFSEPDGSDPVAEALTSFGGAGRCSAVAAGNWYNYDCFVTGNAQYGDPVTDLNFTLSGSNTGGNDFVISRLYYQVGDDFSITLSDQDGNSYGAVSPGADEIFDTPGGRLYISHEVTSLGNPYLELVVSDEYGTMTAGDNWTIELDIPNESLDDAGGFWWGWIAGVGYNADFENYYQGAYSLNVYACGSETICVGAHDKTNGNIYSACSKGAPDIVIKPELTAPTNAYTTNAASSTGYSSLCCTSGAAPHAAGAMGLILERFSDLQPAELIGRLTATAFVDAQTGAVPNDRWGYGKLNAKGGFLLVPCLGDVDNSYEVDAFDSSIVLMIVAGINYFAEEDPLPWEEWRFNWADVDGNGVIESYDASLILQFVVELIDEFPNQ